In Leptolyngbya sp. NIES-2104, the genomic window GCGCCAACTGGCAGCTTTTTACCGCGTCGATCGTGGGCAGTGAATCGACCCGACGAAGACTGGGAAACAATCAAATTCAACATCGAGGAAAAAGAATCGATCGAGATTCAAACCGATCAAATGCGCGTGGTGATTGATCGATCGCCTTGTCGTATTCGCTGCTATGATTTGGACGGCAAACCCTTTGCAGAAGATACGAATATTGCTTGGCGAATGGGTCAGGTCGCTTGTTGGAAAAAGATCGAAGCTGAGGAACATTTCTACGGATTTGGGGAACGGGCGGGACTATTAGACAAGCGATCGCAGATTAAAACCAATTGGACAGTCGATGCGCTCGATTATTCAGCGATCGATGATGAAATGTACCAAGCGATCCCGTTCTTCATCGCGCTCCGTCCGCAGTTGAACTATGGAATTTTTCTCAACATTACCCATCTAAGCCAGTTTGATTTAGGAGCAACTGAACCGGGAATCTGGCAGATGCAAGCTCAGGCTCCAGAACTCGACTATTACATCATTCATGGCACCTCTCCCGCTCAGATTCTCGAAACCTACACTGAGCTAACCGGAAGAATGCCACTGCCGCCAAAATGGTCGATCGGCTATCATCAATGTCGCTGGAGCTATGAAACCGCAGAGATTGTAGAGAAGCTTGCACAAGAATTTCGATCGCGCAAAATTCCCTGTGATGTGATTCACTTGGACATTGATTATATGCACGGCTACCGAGTGTTTACCTGGGGTCCAAAACGCTTTCCTGATCCAGCAAAAATGATTGCAAATCTAAAGCAAAACGGCTTCAAGGTTGTCACGATTGTTGATCCAGGCGTGAAGTACGAACCGGACGGAGACTATCCGATTTACCACGAAGGTTTAGAGAAAGATTGCTTTGTGAGAAAAACAGACGGTAGCTTAGTTGCTGGGTATGTTTGGCCCGATAAATCTGTGTTTCCTGACTTTCTACGGGCTGAAGTGCGTCAATGGTGGGGCGACTGGCAGCGCAAACTGACCGAAGTCGGAGTCGAAGGCATCTGGAATGACATGAATGAGCCTTGTCTTGCCGATCGACCCTTCGGAGATGACGGTCAACATATCCCCTTTCCAATGGATGCACCACAAGGCAATCCTGAAGAAGGCGGAACCCATGCAGAAACCCATAACTTGTATGGATACAACATGGCGCGTGCTGCCGCAGAAGGTTTAAATCGATTGAGATCAAATCAGCGATCGTTTGTCTTAACCCGCTCTGGATTTGCCGGAGTGCAACGCTGGTCTTCGGTCTGGATGGGCGACAATCAATCACTCTGGGAACACCTCGAAATGTCTCTCCCGATGCTCTGCAACATTGGACTATCTGGAGTGCCTTTTGTCGGTGCAGACATTGGTGGATTTGCGGGAAATGCAACAGCAGAACTATTTGCGCGATGGATGCAGGTGGGAATGCTCTATCCATTGATGCGGGCGCACTCTTCTATGACCACCGCACAACATGAACCGTGGGTCTTTGGTGAGCAAGTTGAAGCGATTTGTCGCGAGTACATTGAACTCCGCTATCGATTGCTGCCTTTCTTCTATACATTGTTCTGGCAAGCCTCACAAACAGGTGCACCAATTCTTCGACCCTTGCTGTATGAGTATCCCAATGATGTGAAGACCTATCACATTCATGGTCAAGTTCTGCTTGGATCACATCTGATGGCGGCTCCTGTGTATCGTCCAGGTGTGGAGTATCGTGCAGTTTACTTACCTGAAGGCACTTGGTTTGATTGGTGGACAGGCGAAAAATTCAATGGCAATCAGACGATTCTTGCTCATGCACCTTTAGAACGGATGCCAATGTATGTCAAAGCAGGGGCAATCATTCCGATGCAGCCTGTGATGCAATACGTGGATGAACACTCGATCGATGAATTGCATCTCAAAGTCTATCCCGGTCAAGGCGAATTTACACTGTACGAGGATGATGGTCGATCGTTCGACTATCAATCGGGACAGTTTGCTACCACAACTTATCGCGTGAACAATAACGCAGTTGAAATCGAAGCACGTCAAGGACAGTTTCGACCGAGCGATCGCACTTTGCAAGTAGAACTCGTTGGAATCGGTGAACAATCGATCGACGATGATGGTACTGCGAATGTAGTGAGTTTTTAATGCTGTTCTTGCAGCCAGATTTCCAAATCGTTTAGCGTTCTAAATCGCAGTAGGGCTAATGCGAGTGATTCTAGTTTTTCGTTTGGGAGATTCTCGATCGTATTCTGAAGTGATGTAGGAATTTCACCAAGTAAACTGGTCAGTTGCCGAATAATAACTTGCCGACTTCCTTGCTCCATCCAACTTGTTACAATTTCCATAATTTCCTCGCGCTCAACTGGTTCGATTCTAGCAATCTCAGCTTGAAAAACTTGCTGCTCCTGTGAGTTCAATTTCAAATAAGTATCGACGAAACCAGAAATTAGTCTTGTGCGAGCCGGATCAAGCCTTAAGGTTGCCAATAGGCGAAGACACTCCGCTTTCACTCTGGGGCGGTCTTCAACAGCAATTCGCATTTTAGACATCAATGCTGCTGCAACTGGATTCGCTTGGTCTAAAAAACTCCGCCAATTCAATCGATTCAATTGTATTGAGGCGAAATTAAACTCTAAAACCTTCAAGTTCGGAAACTGTACAATATGCTGATGTGGCTCTTCTCGATGAGGGTCATCAAACGAGAAAACCACGATCGGATACACCCGCTGAACATACTTTTGATACAACCTTGCGAAATAGAAAAACATTCGCCTCGTGAAATTAGTCTCAGAAGAAGACTGCGCCTCAACGTGAATCAGAATTGCGGCATCTTCTCCCAATAATTGTACTTCAGCAAGTAAGTCAATAATCTTTTCTTCACCGGAAGTGAGATCAACAAAGTATTCTTGCTGCAAAAACCGAATGGAATCGAGAGCGATCGCAGTGGCTATCTCTGGCGCAAATAGTTCGAGAAACTCAATGAAGAAAGTTGAGATTAACTCTTTAAATAAGCGATCGTGATCAATCATTATTAAATGCTCACATAGATAAACACATTCTGAAACGTTTATTTTCTTGTTGTCCTTGACTCAAGATTCTTTCCATTGCTTTTAATTCGTTAATCACACCTCTATTATCTTGCTCTTCATCCCATTTCTGCTCATCGTCTAATCCGATGTCAAATTCCTGCTGAGGTGAATAGATATGACCAAGTAGTGCGCGAACTGTTACTAAGCCAACCTCTGATGCAGTCCATTGAGGCTCAATGCTCCACAATAGACTTCCTTGGTAATACCAAGCTCCATTAATAAATTCACTTTCTGCTTCAAACTCAGCTATCTCCGCTTCGTCAAAAACAGCATCATCACGAGTTATGCTGGTAAAGCTAGTAATTGTCGCAACCCCCAATTGCTTTGCGATCGCATCTAATTTTTCAATCTGATGAGGAATTGTTTTCCAATCTACTCTTGAGCGCTTTCCTGAAAAGTAATATTTATCGTAGCCCTCCAATGCAGGTATTAATTGAACGCCCATTGTTTCTCTCCACTCTGAACAAGCTTTAATGGCAGCATACAACAGTACTTCTTCCCCAAATCCGTCAAAATCCTAAAGCCCTCTACATCTCTCCAGAATTCACCCGATAATAAATAACCGAGAAGTTTCCGAGGTTGTCTTATGAGCTATCGCATGAATCGCCGCGCCTATGCCGAAACCTTTGGTCCGACTGTGGGCGATCGAGTCCGTCTCGCTGACACCGAACTGATCATCGAAGTCGAACAAGATTTAACGACTTATGGCGATGAAGTGAAATTCGGCGGCGGTAAAGTGATTCGTGATGGTATGGGACAATCTCCGATTACCAATGAAGATGGCGCAGTCGATGCGGTAATTACCAATGCGCTGATTCTCGATTGGTGGGGGATTGTAAAAGCGGATGTGGGAATTAAAAATGGCAAGATTTGCGCGATCGGGAAAGCCGGAAATCCCTATATTCAAGACAATGTAACCATCATCATCGGACCCGGAACCGAAGCGATCGCGGGTGAAGGGATGATTCTCACCGCTGGCGGCATTGATACGCACATTCACTTTATCTGTCCGCAGCAGATCGAAGTTGCGATCGCATCGGGTATTACAACAATGATCGGCGGTGGAACCGGACCCGCAGCGGGAACGAACGCCACCACTTGCACTCCAGGACCTTGGTACATTCATCAAATGCTACGAGCGGCTGAAGCATTCCCGATGAATCTAGGCTTTTTAGGCAAAGGAAATGCCAGCCAACCCGATGCACTCGAAGAACAGATTAAAGCGGGTGCAATGGGATTGAAGCTACACGAAGATTGGGGAACGACACCAGCCGCGATCGATACTTGTCTGAGTGTTGCTGATGACTATGATGTGCAGGTTGCCATTCACACGGATACTTTGAATGAAGCGGGCTTTGTCGAAGATACGATCGCGGCTTTCAAAAATCGTGTGATTCACACCTATCACACCGAAGGGGCAGGCGGCGGACACGCTCCAGACATCATCAAAGTTTGCGGCGAAGCGAATGTGCTTCCCTCTTCGACCAATCCAACACGACCTTACACATTAAATACTTTAGATGAACACTTAGATATGTTGATGGTCTGTCACCATCTTGATCCGAGCATTCCTGAAGATGTCGCCTTTGCAGAATCGCGGATTCGACGAGAAACGATCGCGGCTGAAGATATTTTGCATGACATGGGTGCGTTTAGTATGTTATCTTCGGACTCGCAAGCAATGGGACGCATCGGAGAGGTAATCATTCGGACGTGGCAGACCGGGCACAAGATGAAAGTACAGCGGGGAGCCTTGTCGGAAGATAGCGATCGACATGATAATTTTCGAGCTAAACGCTATGTTGCCAAGTACACGATCAATCCTGCAATCACGCATGGTATTGCTGAACATGTGGGATCAGTCGAGGTAGGTAAGTTAGCAGATCTCTGTCTGTGGCGACCTGCAATGTTTGGTGTGAAGCCAGAGATGGTGATCAAAGGCGGAATGATTGCTTGGGCACAGATGGGAGATGCAAATGCCAGTATTCCGACTCCGCAGCCTGTTCATATGCGCCCGATGTTCGGTAGTTTTGGAAGTGCGATCGCGCCGATCTCCCTAACCTTCGTTTCTCAAGCATCTTTGAAAAAGGGCGGACTCGATTCACTCAATCTCAATCGTGCGTTAGTGCCCGTTTCTGGAATTCGCAGCTTAACGAAACGCGATATGAAACTCAATGATGCGATGCCTCACATGGAAGTGGATGCAGAAACTTATGAGGTTCGAGCCGATGGAGAACTCTTAACTTGTGAACCAGCAACAGTTCTACCAATGGCACAGCGATATTTTCTGTTCTAGATGGCTAAAATTGAAGCATTGCGACGAGGTGAGTATGAATCAACCGATAACGGAGCGGATGAGATGGACGATCGCAGATTTAGACCTTCTGCCGATCGACGATCGACGTTACGAAATTATTGGCGGAGAACTATTTGTGACTCGCGCCCCGCATTGGAAACACCAGAAAGCTATCAATCGTGCTGCAAATGCACTCGATGACTGGTCACAGCAAACTCAACTTGGCGAAGCAGTTCCTACACCCGGAGTTGTCTTCAGTGATGCTGATAGCGTGATTCCTGATGCCGTGTGGATCAGCAATGAGCGATTAGCAACTGGACTCGATCAAGCAGGGCATCTCATTGTTGCACCAGAATTAGTGGTCGAAGTGCTGTCATCGGGAGCGGAGAATATTAGACGCGATCGCGAACTCAAACTTCGCCTCTATTCGTCGCGGGGTGTGCGAGAGTACTGGATCATCGATTGGCAAGCTCAACAGATGGAGGTTTACCGCCGAGAATCCGCAGCACTGACGCTGGTTGCAACACTATTTCCAAGTGATGAGCTTACAAGCCCTCTCTTACCTGGGTTTACAATGTCGATCGCGTCTCTGTTTACATAGATTGATCCTTAATACAGGCTTCAATTTGATCAAACTGCTTGATGTCGCAAACAATTGATTCCCCTGAGTGCAGGACAATCTCTTCGCCTTGATGTTCGATCGACAATTTCGCGCCTTCTTGCAATAAGTAAGTTGCTTTGTCGTGCGTCATCTCAATGTCTAATCGCTGTCCTTGTAGAATTAGAGCGAATTTCATGCGCTTTAAAGTCTTCGGAAGCCGTGGATGGAAAGCGAAACTGCCGTCAGAATCTCTTAATCCTGCAAATCCGTAGATCATAATCATCCAGGTTCCGCCCATTGATGCAATGTGACAGCCATTTTTCACATTCCCCGCTACATCGGCTAAGTCCATCAAGGTCGCATACCGCGCATACTCGATCGCTTGATCCATCTTGCCAATTTCCGCAGCTACGATCGCTTGAATACAAGCCGACAGTGAAGAATCTCCAGTGGTCAGTGGATCATAGTATTCAAAGTTCCGCCGCTTTTGTTCGCGTGAAAATTCATGACCTAACAAGAACATCGCCAGTACAATGTCTGCCTGCTTGATCACCTGGTGGCGATAGATCACCAAAGGATGGAAATGTAACAACAACGGATACTTATCAGCAGGGATGTTCTCAAAGTCCCAAGGTTCTTGCTCCAGAAAGCCGTCGTGCTGTAGGTGAACGCCTGACTGTTCATCAAATGCAAAATACATGTTGTCAGCAGCTTTCTGCCAGTTGTCTACTTCAGAGAGTTCAATCTGGGTTTTAGCAACTAAAGCTTCAAAGCGATCGGGATAATTCTCATGCAGATGGCGAATCACTTTGGCAGCATACCAAAGGTTTTCTCGCGCCATTAAATTCGTATAAGTGTTGTTGTCTACAACCGTGTTGTACTCATCGGGTCCAGTGACTGCATGAATGCAGAATTGATTGTTCGATCGTTTTGAGAAAAATCCTAAGCTAACCCACATTCGCGCTGTTTCGACCAGCATTTCTGCACCAGCATCACACAGAAATTCATCGTCCTGAGTCACTTTTATGTACTTCTTCAGGGCGTACATAATATCAGCATCAATGTGATACTGTGCCGTTCCTGCTGCATAGTAGGCGGAAGCTTCTTCGCCGTTGATCGTTCTCCAAGGGAACAATGCACCTTCTTGACTGACTTCTTTGGCACGTTCTCTCGCTTTATCTAGCATTCCATAGCGGAACATCAAGAGATTTTTTGCAACAGATGGAACCGTATAAGTCAAAAACGGCATCACATAGATTTCTGAATCCCAGAAGTAATGCCCATCATAAGCTTGACTCGTCAATCCTTTTGACGGAATTCCCGCACCCTCTGATCGCGCTGAAGCCTGTAAGATATGAAATAGATTGAATCTCAAAGCTTGCTGCAATCGTTCCGGTGTTTCGTCGGGATGATCGGGTTCTCCATCAATCTCGATGTCACTGCGATACCAAAAATCATCTAAGAATTCACGCTGGCTCTTTAATAGTTCATCGAATCCATGCTTCATTGTTCGATCGAGGGTTCGTCTCGCTCGATCGTGCAATTCCTCACCATCCCACCGCTCTGAATGATGATAGGTAATAAACTTCCTCAAGCAAATCGTCGCGCCCTCTTTCGCTTCCACACTAAAGACAACTTTGCCCAAATCTTCAGAACATTCGTGACTGTAGTCAAACTCACAATCAGATTCAAACTGATGATCCACACCACACGCGATCGCCATTCCACTATTTCGAGTTTTATGGCTCAAGATCAATCGCTGGTCTAGCTCTTCATGCTGTTCAGGCAGTAAAACTCGCTCACTAAAAGTCTTTGCTAACCGAGGATCATTACTACCCTCACTGTTGTCCGGTTCGTACCGCACCTCAGAAGAGATAATGATCGGAGCATCCCCCTTGAGCAGTGTCACTTCGTAATCGATCGCGGCTACATGACGATGCACAAACGAAACGAGTCGCTGCGATCGAATTCTCACTTGCTTCCCGGATGGAGTCTCCCAGATGATTTCTCGATCGAGCGTTCCTGTCTGCATGTTCAACGCTCGTTCAAACTTCGACAGTTTCGCCGTGGGCAGATGGAACAGTTCATCGTCTACATAAAGCTTGATGATTTTGCTGTCCGCGACATTGACGATCGTTTGACCCGTTTTCGCATACCCGAATGCGTCTTCGGCGTACTCAATTTTGTACGACTCGTAACAGCCATTAATAAAGGTGCCGTTCTGCGCGACTGGATCGCCCTCTTCATACACTCCTCGCATTCCCAGATAGCCATTTGCCGTGGAGAATAATGTCTCCATCTGAGCGAGGCACTCTGGATAGAATTGGGTTTCAACCCAGCGCCAAGGATCGTGCGGGTAAATGCGTTTCGGTGGATGGATGGGTTTACGATGTAGCATTGAGGCAGAAGTTTTCTAATGGATTGAGATGGCTTCTATCCTGCTGATTTCAGGGTTCAAATCGCATCTGACTTTCAGTAGAAGTTTAAAGATCGTAATCCTTCCGTATCTTGTGTATTTATGACTGCATCCGATTCATTTTCTAACTGTGTTCAAACGCTGGCACTCGATCGCATCGATCGACATCTCTTCATTTGCGCTGACCAAACGAAACCGCTCTGTTGCAGTAAAGAACAGGGACTGGAAGCATGGGACTATCTTAAAAAACGACTGCGTGAATTAAAGCTAGACACCCCAACTACAGAGCGTCCTAGCTGTATCTTTCGCACCAAAGCTAACTGTTTGAGAGTTTGCGATCGCGGTCCGGTTCTCGTGGTCTATCCTGACGGTGTTTGGTATCATTCCGTCACCCCGGAGATCATCGATCGGATTATTCAAGAACATCTCATCGGCAATCGAATTGTTGAAGAGTTTGCGTTTTTGAGACACCCGCTACCCGAACCCCAAATCAATTCTGAAAAAGACGAAGATCGTATTATTTCTGACTAAAAAAAGGCTAAATTTCCGTTAGAGTGAATTTGAACAAACACCCGCAGAATTAACGATTTGCGATCGCCAAAACCAATGACTCCCGCGTAATTTCTGTCTTTGTTTAAACATTCCCAAACGCAATAAGTAACTGTTCTTAGAACCGCATCCAAGCGGATTCTCTCAACTTCATCTGAAAAAAGTTTAACTTCTTGACGAGTCGGATATAATGACTCGTGACCTATAGACAGAAATCTGGATTCTTCCAGTTCTTGAATCAAATTCGAGTATGGTAATCCAGAGTAACCCGTCCAATCGAAGCGCTACGCGACTCTGATCCCTCAGAACCCGTAGAATAGCTTAGTCATGTGTAAACGTTGATTAGATTCAGGCAGAGCGAGTAGCACAGCATGAAGGAAACCAGTTCAGGGAATCACAGACGATTGCTGCTGATTGATGATGACCCTAACCTAATTCTGTTGGTTAAAGATTATCTGGAGTTCCGAGGGTATGAAGTCGTAACCGCAGAAAATGGGCGGGAAGCGCTGGAAGTCCTCGAACAAGATGTGCCAGACATGATTATTTGCGATGTGATGATGCCAGAAATGGATGGTTATCAACTCGTAAGCAATATCCGTCAAGATCCCAAGACAAGCTGGATTCCAGTGTTGTTTCTTTCCGCGAAGGGTCAAAGCCAAGATCGCGTAAAGGGTCTCAATATCGGCGCGGATGTTTACATGGTGAAGCCGTTTGAGCCAGAAG contains:
- a CDS encoding glycoside hydrolase family 31 protein, producing the protein MPQVFGKLPTTRQPWTSLGNVDRVDVSDRVILLTCGEACLKVSILAANLIRVQLAPTGSFLPRRSWAVNRPDEDWETIKFNIEEKESIEIQTDQMRVVIDRSPCRIRCYDLDGKPFAEDTNIAWRMGQVACWKKIEAEEHFYGFGERAGLLDKRSQIKTNWTVDALDYSAIDDEMYQAIPFFIALRPQLNYGIFLNITHLSQFDLGATEPGIWQMQAQAPELDYYIIHGTSPAQILETYTELTGRMPLPPKWSIGYHQCRWSYETAEIVEKLAQEFRSRKIPCDVIHLDIDYMHGYRVFTWGPKRFPDPAKMIANLKQNGFKVVTIVDPGVKYEPDGDYPIYHEGLEKDCFVRKTDGSLVAGYVWPDKSVFPDFLRAEVRQWWGDWQRKLTEVGVEGIWNDMNEPCLADRPFGDDGQHIPFPMDAPQGNPEEGGTHAETHNLYGYNMARAAAEGLNRLRSNQRSFVLTRSGFAGVQRWSSVWMGDNQSLWEHLEMSLPMLCNIGLSGVPFVGADIGGFAGNATAELFARWMQVGMLYPLMRAHSSMTTAQHEPWVFGEQVEAICREYIELRYRLLPFFYTLFWQASQTGAPILRPLLYEYPNDVKTYHIHGQVLLGSHLMAAPVYRPGVEYRAVYLPEGTWFDWWTGEKFNGNQTILAHAPLERMPMYVKAGAIIPMQPVMQYVDEHSIDELHLKVYPGQGEFTLYEDDGRSFDYQSGQFATTTYRVNNNAVEIEARQGQFRPSDRTLQVELVGIGEQSIDDDGTANVVSF
- a CDS encoding DUF4351 domain-containing protein, with the protein product MIDHDRLFKELISTFFIEFLELFAPEIATAIALDSIRFLQQEYFVDLTSGEEKIIDLLAEVQLLGEDAAILIHVEAQSSSETNFTRRMFFYFARLYQKYVQRVYPIVVFSFDDPHREEPHQHIVQFPNLKVLEFNFASIQLNRLNWRSFLDQANPVAAALMSKMRIAVEDRPRVKAECLRLLATLRLDPARTRLISGFVDTYLKLNSQEQQVFQAEIARIEPVEREEIMEIVTSWMEQGSRQVIIRQLTSLLGEIPTSLQNTIENLPNEKLESLALALLRFRTLNDLEIWLQEQH
- the ureC gene encoding urease subunit alpha; amino-acid sequence: MSYRMNRRAYAETFGPTVGDRVRLADTELIIEVEQDLTTYGDEVKFGGGKVIRDGMGQSPITNEDGAVDAVITNALILDWWGIVKADVGIKNGKICAIGKAGNPYIQDNVTIIIGPGTEAIAGEGMILTAGGIDTHIHFICPQQIEVAIASGITTMIGGGTGPAAGTNATTCTPGPWYIHQMLRAAEAFPMNLGFLGKGNASQPDALEEQIKAGAMGLKLHEDWGTTPAAIDTCLSVADDYDVQVAIHTDTLNEAGFVEDTIAAFKNRVIHTYHTEGAGGGHAPDIIKVCGEANVLPSSTNPTRPYTLNTLDEHLDMLMVCHHLDPSIPEDVAFAESRIRRETIAAEDILHDMGAFSMLSSDSQAMGRIGEVIIRTWQTGHKMKVQRGALSEDSDRHDNFRAKRYVAKYTINPAITHGIAEHVGSVEVGKLADLCLWRPAMFGVKPEMVIKGGMIAWAQMGDANASIPTPQPVHMRPMFGSFGSAIAPISLTFVSQASLKKGGLDSLNLNRALVPVSGIRSLTKRDMKLNDAMPHMEVDAETYEVRADGELLTCEPATVLPMAQRYFLF
- a CDS encoding Uma2 family endonuclease — its product is MNQPITERMRWTIADLDLLPIDDRRYEIIGGELFVTRAPHWKHQKAINRAANALDDWSQQTQLGEAVPTPGVVFSDADSVIPDAVWISNERLATGLDQAGHLIVAPELVVEVLSSGAENIRRDRELKLRLYSSRGVREYWIIDWQAQQMEVYRRESAALTLVATLFPSDELTSPLLPGFTMSIASLFT
- a CDS encoding glycoside hydrolase family 65 protein translates to MLHRKPIHPPKRIYPHDPWRWVETQFYPECLAQMETLFSTANGYLGMRGVYEEGDPVAQNGTFINGCYESYKIEYAEDAFGYAKTGQTIVNVADSKIIKLYVDDELFHLPTAKLSKFERALNMQTGTLDREIIWETPSGKQVRIRSQRLVSFVHRHVAAIDYEVTLLKGDAPIIISSEVRYEPDNSEGSNDPRLAKTFSERVLLPEQHEELDQRLILSHKTRNSGMAIACGVDHQFESDCEFDYSHECSEDLGKVVFSVEAKEGATICLRKFITYHHSERWDGEELHDRARRTLDRTMKHGFDELLKSQREFLDDFWYRSDIEIDGEPDHPDETPERLQQALRFNLFHILQASARSEGAGIPSKGLTSQAYDGHYFWDSEIYVMPFLTYTVPSVAKNLLMFRYGMLDKARERAKEVSQEGALFPWRTINGEEASAYYAAGTAQYHIDADIMYALKKYIKVTQDDEFLCDAGAEMLVETARMWVSLGFFSKRSNNQFCIHAVTGPDEYNTVVDNNTYTNLMARENLWYAAKVIRHLHENYPDRFEALVAKTQIELSEVDNWQKAADNMYFAFDEQSGVHLQHDGFLEQEPWDFENIPADKYPLLLHFHPLVIYRHQVIKQADIVLAMFLLGHEFSREQKRRNFEYYDPLTTGDSSLSACIQAIVAAEIGKMDQAIEYARYATLMDLADVAGNVKNGCHIASMGGTWMIMIYGFAGLRDSDGSFAFHPRLPKTLKRMKFALILQGQRLDIEMTHDKATYLLQEGAKLSIEHQGEEIVLHSGESIVCDIKQFDQIEACIKDQSM
- a CDS encoding ferredoxin → MTASDSFSNCVQTLALDRIDRHLFICADQTKPLCCSKEQGLEAWDYLKKRLRELKLDTPTTERPSCIFRTKANCLRVCDRGPVLVVYPDGVWYHSVTPEIIDRIIQEHLIGNRIVEEFAFLRHPLPEPQINSEKDEDRIISD
- a CDS encoding response regulator transcription factor; protein product: MKETSSGNHRRLLLIDDDPNLILLVKDYLEFRGYEVVTAENGREALEVLEQDVPDMIICDVMMPEMDGYQLVSNIRQDPKTSWIPVLFLSAKGQSQDRVKGLNIGADVYMVKPFEPEELVAQVESSLKQASRLIQHKDAKGGDNAPKIQVPFDVELTPTELRVVQFVARGMANREIAEELNVSQRTIESHVSNMLGKTGLHNRTELARWAIENSMA